The Amycolatopsis coloradensis sequence CCTCGGCCTGGTGGGGCTGGTCTTCTCCCCGATCCCGTTCGTCGGCGTCATCGCGTGGCCGCTGGTGATCCTCGGCCTGATCTTCTCGATCATCGGGCTGATCCGCGTCAAGAACGGGAAGGCCTCCAACAAGGGGCTCTCCATCACCGGTATCGCCCTGTCCGCGCTCGGGCTCGTGGTCTGCGTGGTGTGGATCTTCGTGTTCAACGCGGCGGTCAACGAGGTCAACAACGAAATCAACCGCACCGCGAAGGTTTCCTACGAAGTCACCGGTGACGCCACGAACGTCGAGGTCATCTACGGCGAGGTCCTCAACCCCACCACCGAGACCGTTCCGGCGCTGCCGTGGAACAAGGAAGTCGAGAACAAGGGCGTCTACAAGGGCGGGACGCTCACGGTGACCACGGGCGAGACCGGTGGATCCGTCACCTGCAAGATCACCGTCGACGGCGCGGTCGTTTCGACCAAGACCGCTTCGGGCGAATTCGCCATGGCTGCCTGCACCGGAGCGTGACGGCCGGGCCGTGAAAGGCCTCCTTCGCCATTCTCGGGGTGGCGAGGAGGCCTTCGCGCTTCCGGCATCATGCGGTCATGACCGAGCCCGTCCATCCGTTCGACCCGCCCGCCCACGAACGTCACTGGATCGAAAAGTCACGGAACTGGCGAGGGAATTCGCCGCGAATGCCGCCGAGTTCGACGAAACGGCCGAGCTGCCCATCGCCAACCTTCGTGCCTTGCACGCGACCGGCCTCGACAGGGCGACGTTGCCCGCGGAGTTGGGCGGCGAGGACCTCAGCTATCGGAGCTACGGCGAGATCGTCCGTATTCTCAGCGCCGCCTGTTCGTCCACCGCGTGCGTCTGGGTGATGCACATCGGTGCCGCGGTCGGGCTGGCCCAGTTGTCCGCTCCCGACGTGGGGCGCTTCTATGCCGAAGAACTCATCGGCGGCAAGCGGTTCGCCAACGCGCTTTCGGAACCGAGCAGCGGCAACATGTTCCTGATGCCGCAGCAGAGCGCCGAGCCCGCCGACGGCGGATACCGGCTCACCGGCGCCAAGCGGTTCGTTTCCGGTTGTGAGGCCGCCGACCATTTCCTGGTCAACGCGCTCGTCGGCGGCGAGCCCACGTTCTTCGGCGTCTCGCCGGACGACACGATGACCTTCGTGCCCATCTGGGACACGATGGGCCTGCGCGCCAGCCGAAGCCAGCTCGTCTCCTTCGAAGGAGCCTCCTGCGGGAAGACCGCAGGTGCCCGCCCTCGGCCGAGCGTCGCCCGAACCACATCGCGGCAGGCCTCGCGTTCCTGTCACTGGGGATCGCCGACGCGGTGGAGGAAGCTCTGGTCTCGCACGCCCGAAGCCGTGTCATCCCCGCGACCGGGCAGCCACTCGCCGAAATGCACT is a genomic window containing:
- a CDS encoding DUF4190 domain-containing protein, producing the protein MPPRNGIGVTGFVLGLVGLVFSPIPFVGVIAWPLVILGLIFSIIGLIRVKNGKASNKGLSITGIALSALGLVVCVVWIFVFNAAVNEVNNEINRTAKVSYEVTGDATNVEVIYGEVLNPTTETVPALPWNKEVENKGVYKGGTLTVTTGETGGSVTCKITVDGAVVSTKTASGEFAMAACTGA